A segment of the Brevinematia bacterium genome:
CCAAAAAGGTGTTGAAAGGTGAGATAGACGAAGTCATAGCGATTCTAGAAAAAGAAATGAAAGAAAGTGCAAAAGATCTTAACTTTGAAAAAGCATCCTTTCTAAGGGATAGCATAAACGCACTAAAGGAAATTGAGACACAAAAACAGTTTGTTTTTTCGGCTGATGAATTTACAACCGCTGATTATATTTCCTTCTCTGAGACCGAAGATCTCATAAACTTCTACATAGCCCACATAATAGGAGGAAAGTTCCTAGGGAAAGAAAGTATAACCTTAGAGAAGAAGGAAGAAGAGAATCCTTTAGAGAAGTTCTTATCCTCAATATACTTGTTAAGTAGTGAGGATCTCAAAATCAGTAGGATCTTTGCAGAGGTTGAGATGTTACATGGAATTAGAAGCTTTTTTGACAAGATTAAAGACAGTATCAGCTATCCTATTGATATTCTAGCTCCTCAAGAGGAGAAAGACAGTAAAATTTTGGAAATATGCAGAAAGAATTCAGAGATCACCTTAAACGAACACTTGGCTAGGATTGACATGGAGAACAAAGAATTAGAAGAGCTATGTAACATACTAGGTATTGAAAGCATCTCGGTAATAGATGGCTTTGACGTTGCAAACTATGGTGATGAAATATCAGTAGGTTCCAGCGTTAGATTCATAGATGGAGTTGCTTCAAAGAAATACTATAGGGTATTCAAGATAAAGACTGTTGAAGGGCAAAATGATTTTGGGATGATAGAAGAGATCGTATACAGAAGATATAGTAGGGAAAAGGAAGATGGGCAACTACCAGAGCTTATACTCGTTGATGGTGGGAAAGGGCAATTAAATTCTGCTACAAGATCTCTTAAGAAGTTAGAATTAAACATCCCCGTCATTGCTCTTGCAAAGCAAGAGGAGAAAATAATACTTCCTAATGGCGAGGAGTTAAAGCTCCCAAGAAGCTCCTACGCCCTAAGGTTGCTACAAAGAATCAGAGACGAGGCTCACAGGTTTGGTAATACCTTCATAAGAAACATCAAGTCAAAGAGAATGAGTAGGTAAGGATTATTATTCTTAAGAACTTTAGTAGATTTCCGAAAGTTAATAGTGCTGTGAGGGATAAACGTTATGATGAGGTCACTTTATTCGGGTGTATCTGGTCTAATTAACCATCAGGTCAGGATGGACGTTTTAGGTAACAACATTTCCAATGTCAATACTTATGGGTTTAAGAGAGAAAGAGTTACATTTCAGGACATTATCTCTCAGATGATGGAAGCATCTGCTAAACCTACTGATGAGCGAGGGGGTATTAACTCCAAGCAGGTAGGATTAGGAATGACAGTTGCAAGCATTGATAAGATTATGACGCAGGGTAGTATACAAACAACAGGAATTAATACCGATCTTGCTATTGCTGGAGAAGGGTTCTTTGTCCTGAAAAAGGGTGAGCAATTGTTTTACTCAAGAGCTGGTAATTTCTATATTGATAAAGATGGTACACTAGTCAACTCAAGTGGTTTTAAAGTACAAGGGTGGAAAGCACAGAAGCTTGAGACTGGTGAAATAATAATAAACCCATCTGGACAGATAGAAGATTTAGTTATACCCAGAGGAGCCAAAAGCCCCGCAGCAGCTACTACCATAGTCAAATACAGATCAAATCTTGACAGTAGAACACCCATCTTAACCCCAGAATCAAGCTTGCTTGACAGAGAGAAATATACCCATAAGACAAGTGTTGACATATTTGATTCCTACGGAAACAGGTATAGAATGTTCGTTGACTTTGTTAGAAGCGACCTTAACACTTGGGTTGCTACGGTAAATGTGGAAAACGCTAGCGGTGTTGTTGTTAGTGTAGGTGAAGAGAAAGTTGACAATAACAACCAATTTACCGTACTCTTTGATAATAAAGGAACTCTAAGAAGTGTATCCGACAACAGTATAAATCCTACGGTTCTGGATGCTGGAACCCTAATGGCCAATGTAAGTTTCACTTTACCTGATGGAACAAGGCAGACTGTTAAGATAGAGCTTGGAGTTGCAGGTAGTATAGAAAACAGTATCACTCAATTCTCTTCACCCTCAACTGCATCAGTTTACGACCAAGATGGACATGCTATGGGATACCTTGAAAGCTTTAAGATTGACAGTTCTGGGACAATAATAGGTGTTTTTACAAACGGTCTACAAGAGCCTCTTGGGCAAATAGCTTTAGCTGGCTTTACAAACCCTCAAGGATTAGAAAAAGTTGGAGAGAACCTTTATATTGAGACTATGAACTCAGGACTAGCGGATATCAGTCCTGCTGAGCTAAAAGGTAAAGGGAAAATATATTCTGGTGCATTAGAAATGTCAAATGTTGACTTATCTGATGCCTTCGTTGATATGATCGTTACTCAAAGAGGCTTTCAAGCAAACTCAAGAACAATAACAACTACTGACCAGATGTTACAAGAAATACTGAATCTCAAGAGATAGGTATCGCACCGCCTACTTATTAGGGGGGACATAATCCAGTCCCTCCTATCACATTAGCAGGATTTTCAGCCTGTCAACTTCTTCCATCTCAGTAATCACCTTTACAATGTATCGGTGCGGATCTAGCTGTAAATTCAGCTTTATCTTACTACTAACCCTCCCCAGCGAATTCTCTATTATCAAAACGCTTGGTTTCATTGAATACTCAGAATCTTTCTGGAGTATTACTCCCTTCTCTCCAGTATTCAACAATACAAAGGCTCCAGGAATATAAGGAGATGGTAGACCGTAAAGCTTTGACAGCTCAATTATAAACTTCTGTGCCAGAAGAGGCTCAAAGTATATTCCGGACTTCTTCATTATAAAGTCTAACGCTTGAGGTATAGTCATCCCACCCTTATACGGCCTTTCTGATGTTAAAGCATCAAAAACATCCGCTAAGCTTACAATCTGTGGATACCTACCAATCCTGTCAAACTTTATCCCCAATGGATACCCATTACCGTCGTATCTTTCATGATGGAATAAGACGATCTTCTTAGCATAAGTGCTTACAGTGGGTTCATCTTTTACCGCAAAATACCCTATTATTGGATGCTTTTTTATAACAGTAAACTCTTCTTCCGTAAGCTCTTCAGGCTTATAGAGAATAGAGGTAGGTATTTTGATCTTACCCACATCATGTAGTAAAGCACCCGTTCCTATCTCCTTTATGACAAAGTCACTAGCCCCCAAAAACTTTGAGAAAAACATTGACAGTATCGTGACATTTATAGAGTGAATATAGGTGTATTCATCGTAGTTCTTTACCACCGAAAGGTTTATCACCGCTTTCCCCAACTTCTGTATCATCTCTCTAAAAAGCTGTTCTATAATCTCTTTAACTTGCTGAATTTCTATTTTCTTATCTTCTTTTACTTGCTGTAAAACATTATCTATCACCTCCTTAGCACTTTCCTTAACCTCCTCCGAAAACATAGGAGGACGAAACTCTGAGAGA
Coding sequences within it:
- the uvrC gene encoding excinuclease ABC subunit UvrC, which encodes MVNKEFLKQIPETTGVYVMYSETGEVLYIGKSVNLKNRITSYFTSKNHSRRIQNLVNKVAKIDYIVVNTESEALILEANLIKRHKPRYNVLMKDSKFFPFVKLSKDEFPYINATRKYEPSHEFEYFGPFTDSTLPHKLVDVIQRVFKIRTCRKMPKKACLNYYIDRCSAPCEKKISPIEYINNVEKTKKVLKGEIDEVIAILEKEMKESAKDLNFEKASFLRDSINALKEIETQKQFVFSADEFTTADYISFSETEDLINFYIAHIIGGKFLGKESITLEKKEEENPLEKFLSSIYLLSSEDLKISRIFAEVEMLHGIRSFFDKIKDSISYPIDILAPQEEKDSKILEICRKNSEITLNEHLARIDMENKELEELCNILGIESISVIDGFDVANYGDEISVGSSVRFIDGVASKKYYRVFKIKTVEGQNDFGMIEEIVYRRYSREKEDGQLPELILVDGGKGQLNSATRSLKKLELNIPVIALAKQEEKIILPNGEELKLPRSSYALRLLQRIRDEAHRFGNTFIRNIKSKRMSR
- the flgE gene encoding flagellar hook protein FlgE, producing MMRSLYSGVSGLINHQVRMDVLGNNISNVNTYGFKRERVTFQDIISQMMEASAKPTDERGGINSKQVGLGMTVASIDKIMTQGSIQTTGINTDLAIAGEGFFVLKKGEQLFYSRAGNFYIDKDGTLVNSSGFKVQGWKAQKLETGEIIINPSGQIEDLVIPRGAKSPAAATTIVKYRSNLDSRTPILTPESSLLDREKYTHKTSVDIFDSYGNRYRMFVDFVRSDLNTWVATVNVENASGVVVSVGEEKVDNNNQFTVLFDNKGTLRSVSDNSINPTVLDAGTLMANVSFTLPDGTRQTVKIELGVAGSIENSITQFSSPSTASVYDQDGHAMGYLESFKIDSSGTIIGVFTNGLQEPLGQIALAGFTNPQGLEKVGENLYIETMNSGLADISPAELKGKGKIYSGALEMSNVDLSDAFVDMIVTQRGFQANSRTITTTDQMLQEILNLKR
- a CDS encoding HD-GYP domain-containing protein, coding for MQEGEKDRVKHDIVVDFLKPGMMLAGDLFSKEGVLLWPARRPITQSFINQIKAQGIKELYYTREIKKDLSEFRPPMFSEEVKESAKEVIDNVLQQVKEDKKIEIQQVKEIIEQLFREMIQKLGKAVINLSVVKNYDEYTYIHSINVTILSMFFSKFLGASDFVIKEIGTGALLHDVGKIKIPTSILYKPEELTEEEFTVIKKHPIIGYFAVKDEPTVSTYAKKIVLFHHERYDGNGYPLGIKFDRIGRYPQIVSLADVFDALTSERPYKGGMTIPQALDFIMKKSGIYFEPLLAQKFIIELSKLYGLPSPYIPGAFVLLNTGEKGVILQKDSEYSMKPSVLIIENSLGRVSSKIKLNLQLDPHRYIVKVITEMEEVDRLKILLM